Part of the Henckelia pumila isolate YLH828 chromosome 2, ASM3356847v2, whole genome shotgun sequence genome is shown below.
TGAAAAGTCACAAGTAATTGCCGATGATTaggataaataaaaaatgaagtaTTATACCAAGTGGTCTTTCCTCTTTGCGTACCTGTTTAACTGTGACAATTTCATGATTTCATCCCAAGCAGCTATATAATTGTTTTCCAGATGGATCAGAAGCAGAGAATTAAATCCTTGGACAACAGTTGAAGTTGCTGGCTGGACAGAAAAAAGAGCATGTTACGAAACAAATTCTATAAAATATGTCGGGTGCAGATTCTCAAAAAATACAAGTTTGACAGGTCAAGAATAATAGAAGCAGTAATCACTTAGACAAGCAACATAAAAATTTATGCCAGGTCTTGACTACTTGATCTGATCGGATCGAGTCGAACTAGGGCAGTGCGGTTCTtgataaattgataaattaaTTAGTCTAGTTTGAAGAACATAGCACCAATAAAATCTCACTGGGCAGCTTGCTAAATCAATGAAAAGATACTGGAATCGACTTTAACACTTCAtgaaaaccaaaacaaaatcaaGAACATACCCAAGCAAGATGGTTGAAGAATGGCACGGTGGTTTTGCTGCTGAAAAACTCAATTCACCGCTGGAAAACAAGTTGTTCTTTGTCAAAATTACAACCTCTTGAAGAAATCAACAATAAATCACTCGAACAGAGAGCACAAAACTTGCGACCCAGGGCTACGGATTGCCAGAGATGTGAGAAGAAATAAGAACCTCGGCGGGGGCAGAAGGAGAGGATGGCGGCGCTGGTGACAGATGGTGCAAAAGGCGATGATGGGTGAAGATGTCGGGGGTGGGGGAGGGTCCGGCGGAGACGAATTCACAGAAGTGAGATTGTTGGAGCTAGCGGCGAGAGAAAAGATTAGGGCGctgaaggaaaaaaaattgaggATGCTTAGGCGCGGTGATTGAAAAATTTGGAGAGagatgagagaaaaaaaattagtaggCGTGAAAAGTGTCATATTTTTAGTGACATTTTTTAATATTGTCATGATAATATGCttaatatgatttttattttattaatttttttatttttaattaatgtcatgatatgtatatatcaatgacacttttaaaaaaatgtcattAAAAAAGTGTCAGAAAAGCCATTTTTTCTAGTAGTGTACTCAGGAGCTAGAGCACATATTTTACTAGtcgatcgagctcgagtagtaacATATGGGCTAAAGCTTAAGCTCGAGTAATGTGCTATTTGAGCTCGGCTCGATAACACCCCTAAGTTACAGTTTGAATCGATTCAAGGCCTTTTCAATTATATGCAATATTTATTAGAACGAGAAACAACGAGAGGGGTGTAATGTTTTACATTTTTCTCCGCATGAACACGCGTGAGGCGTCTGACTAGAAACCTCTACGTGAATTGGTTTGTAAAAAGCGAAAATATCGATGCCATCCATGTGGGTAGTACCCATGGGTGGCGTGTCACTTTTTACTACCCACGTGCGTGGCATCAACACTTCAGTAAAAAGCCCCTACGAGTTTTTGCAATGTTCTGTCTTCCGGTTGAGTAGATGCTACCCGCAGGGTAGTGCCCTGCGGGTGACGTGGTGactcatgattggttaaaattcgTGGGCCCCACATGAGACCTAttaattttgaccaatcatggagTTACACATCATTCGCAGGATAGTATCCTGCGGGCGGCATGTACTAAATCCATCCTGAGATGGTGATAACAAAAAACATTAGGATTTCCCTTTTTCCAAAAGCTGAAGGTAATGAAAAAACAAACTGAATTTCAGTAGTACTGAAGTGAAATTCAGCCAAAAGCTTGACGTGGAAAAATGTGCTAACTTCAGCTTTTGTGTATAAAATCACTGCCATAAGCTACATAAATCATGATGTCCCAGGAAACTCATGTCACTATTActtggaaaataaaaaaagcAGCTGCAATGCAGACTCATTTGAATCATCCAATTCATTTGAACTCGTTGAATCCAATCCCGGTTGAACATTATCTGTGCAAGACTTGATGATTTAAGCATAAGAAATTTAGAATACACATGAGGCATAAATCCCATTTAGCAAAATGACCGTACACCGTCCCATAACCCTTAAACGTATGATCGGCTCACCCGTGCGAGTGTTCTTTTGCATAAATCCCATTCACATTGCAAAATGACCGTACACCCTCCCATAAACCCTTAAAGGTATGATCGGCTCACCTGTGCGAGTGTTCTTTTGCATAAATCCCATTCACATAGCGCTATGACAGTACACCCTCCTCCATAAACCCCACCATAAGAAATTTAGAATACGGCATAAATCCCATTCACTGTGCCACCCTCCTATAAACCCTTAAAGGTATGATCGGCTCACCTGTAACATATTCTTTTTTTGGGTGTTTTTTTTGGGTGTGCAGCCCAGCGATGTACTTTTCCGGCGCTCCGATTTCTacgcgtgtgtgtgtgtgttttttttttggggagATTATTAGCTGATTTTTTTTTGGTGTGTTTTTGGGTGTTCTATTTAATCCTTAACCGTGGCTAAAATATTTAGCTTTTACCTACAATTTTAGACTTTTAGCTATGATTAGTTACAATAAATTTTTGTAGTCTTATCTAATATCAAATCCTTACCCATTCAACACAATCATTTGAccatgtttcttttttttttccatttttgttCAGGAACACTGGAAAAAAATGTCAAGGTAATTTCTAGATAAAATAACCAGAAAGGGGCAACATTGACTCCTCACTAGATAGACGTATTTAATtacttttaaataatatttgtagttatatttgatttaaaaaaattttacagGCATTTTGAGGAACTGTTGAAGCATCATTTGCGTACATACTATTACCGTGATGGAATTGTCTTATTGCTTTACAATTTCCCCCATGAACGGTTTTTATCACCCGTACGCAATCAAGGATGTACTGGAAGTTGTGCATTTGTATCTGTGATAACATGCATTGAAATGTTGTTCAGAATGCATGATAAGATTATTACGGCACCGGGAGGATGGATGAGGTTGCGAAATTATTTTTTGGATATAAATGAAGTATATAATCATTTGTATTTAAAATTTAGTAGTATTCCCGACGCCCTTGAGCGATATCTGGATCCCGCTAATTTAAAAGGAACTTGGACGGAACATGTCTTATTTTATATGATAATTTTCGGGGTGCAAGCAATGTCCAATTGTGTAAATCCGTCCTATAGAAATTTTATGGCTAATTACGACGATAAGGTACGATTTTATCATATACTTTTTTTTAGCTATTTAGAAATATATAGTTAATTAactaaatattttgtttttatagGCACAAAGACATGGAATACTATCATACAGGATCTTGGAAAAAGCAGATGTATTGACATGCGTAGCAACATATCCAGTTATTGCAGGGATCTATTTCTATGATAGTCTAAATGGTTATGATCAGGTAAATACATaatatttctttatttatttgtttttttatattcAATAACATAATATTATTTCAATGTTAAGGCAATTTATGATGGTCCATCAGAAAATGAGAAAAGAAAGAAGCCGAATAGTCTACATAATATTGTCGTTGTGGGAAGCACGATAATACTGAAAAAGGGGGAGCGCAAATTGTATCTAATTTGTCAAAACTGTCATGGCAATACTAATGGATTTCAAGGATTCTTACTCCTGCCATTTGACTGTGAGCATTTATTCACGGAATTCTGGTTGCCCATTGTGGACGCACGCATGAACAATCTTCCGTTCAAGGGTATTACAATAGGGGTAAAAGGAAAAAGAGAATGGACCACTACAATGAATTACGCATCTTGCGTTTATTTTGAAGAGGTATTGATTATATAGATTGATATGACTGTTTCCTAGTTTTCATTTTGGTTTGGTGAAACACTACACTGGTATAAATGCAACCTTTAGAGTAAGTTTGAATACGGAAAAAGAGGAATATAACTACATTATCAAAGGCTAAATTTCTTTTTCATTGTTTAACCTTTCGCTGGCATATGAAGTTTGGATGTCAAtttttgttatatatttttaggataGAGATAAAACATTGAACTTAGCTGACAATGAAGAATATTGTCCTCTCATACCTGAAAGCGAAGAACATCAATCTGCTTACATGAGGTACTTTAACTTGTCTATTATTCTTGTCATTAATTAGTCGGTATCTATATATTTTAGCTTTAAAACTACCTTCTTTGGAATAGTTTTGTGATATTTGTTGTCATTACTGTGTGATGTTTGCGATTAGCCATGTGTTGAGTACTTGTATGGTCAACTTTAAGGTTTTATTAGTTGGAAAGtcatatgttttatttttattatattttattattattacaattttttttttaattatctttttGGCTTTTCTTTTTGGGAGATGAGCTCATTAAAAAATCTAATGGTTAAGTGGCAGAAAAAAAAGATTAAtcctaaaaaaaatttcattataCCGAGATTATGAGCTCATTTGGCAAACTTGTTCTCTATCCGTGTACAGTGATCCATCTCTCCGCGTAGCATATATAGATGAAGTTGAGGTAAGAGAAGGTGGAAAAAACCAGAAGGTATACTATTCCGTATTTGAGAATCTTGATCAGGTGAATATTGTTTTCAACTCTGAATTTAACCCCATGAATTAGTTTGGGCTTTAGCTCTGATTCAGTGTAAGTTATTTCCTTCTGAAGGAAATCTATCGTATAAAGTTGGCTGAGTCGGCAAAGGTAGGGGAAAACAAACCTGAAATTAAAAATCATGCGATCATTTTCAATCGTGGAGAAGCTCTGCAGACGATTCATATGAACGAGGTAAAATTGAAGTCTGAATTGAGCAATTTACCAACAGGTCTTCCCATTCTAAAGCCTTTGTTTTTAGGACAACTACTTGGAAGAAGCCTTCAAGATGCGcaatttggatgaggaatttaaTGAGGACCATGGAGTGCGACCGCCATCCATCCTGGGTGTTCGCGAGCAGATCACAGGAAGGTTGGATATTAACTAAAAGTTCCTATCAATTTTGGTTCTGTTTCAGGTTTTCCTCTCTCATATCTTTCACACATTTAATTTCAGTGTTTCGTCTCTGGCTTGGTTTATGTCAAACCAAGAAGCAAGTTCAATTTTCTCATTTCGGGACACACATTTAGATTCTGGAGTTGAAAATGGTAAGCTAACATACGAATTAGTGAACGATGACTACATCACCCTTAGTTGACCCAAATCATTCATCTATGTGAGATTTACTTTGGTGGATCTCCTGAGAATCTATAATAAAACATGCTAAGTTTAAAAGCTTACAGTGGCATTCGTTGTTCATTGGTTCATAGGTCTTGGTTCTTGGGTACCGGTGGAGATAATCCATATATTGGATGCTTGCGTTGAAATTCCGCAACTTGGGGTGGTGAGGTCCCTTAATATTCATGTCAGTGGCGCCATCGGGAGTATACTCGTCAGCACCGAAGACTATAGTAAAGTTTGATTTGCCCCTCTCGGATAAACTTTTCTGCGTTGTACGTCCAAATTTATTCAGTTTAATTGATTAGATTTATCGTAaatcttgatatttttcttaaaaataattatctgGTATGAATTGTGGAAACCATGGAATTCTGCGCCTATgacagtttttttttatttttttatttttataattgaaATTTGTTAATATATATCAATTTTCATTTGCTTTTTATCGGTGGTGGTAATTATGTTGTATTATTGCCCCGCCCAACGGCAACATAGATTCATAACAAACACATGTTTTGGCCGAAGGAAGTTGGGATTTTCCAGTTCTTTTTAAGTAGGAAGAATGTTCTGGATTGCCAATGAGCCCTTGGCCCAATGGTTAAGGGTGAGGCCCTGAGATCAATTGGTCTTAGGTTCGATATTCGCTGATTGCGGGTAGgtttcctaatttatttaggtaAATTTAAGTAGTTTCATCGTTCGAGATAAGCAAGTCTCGAGTCCATGCTCAAGTCCCGTCGAGTGtgcggatagttttattattttgtattttcttgtagttGTAATATTGATGAATCATTGTACTTGTACTCTAAAAAAAACGAAGAATGTTATGGATTCTTGGagtaatttgaatatttaaagCACGTACATAATGCCTTAAATGTGATGTCATCTCGAAGCTGTCAGAGcttcatattatattttaaatcttACAAAGATTCTGGACTTTCTAAAAATATGTTTCTATAGTAAATGAAAATTAGTAATATAAAATGTTGTAGAATCTTAACATGTTACCCTTGGCTTCATATTATACAGCCTATGTTGGTTAACTGCAACAAAAAATAAAGTCAAAAACTACGACACATGCATAGCCAAATGATAAAACCTAGGACGACCTAGATATATAATTCAATCCCTTAGATCAACGTTCCGAGCGCAATTCTGGCAAACACTACCAGCCCACTCGATCCAAGACATATaaactttttttataaaaattcttttactattaatatttattttaatagtaTTTTGGAAAATAGCAATATTGCACATCTTAATGGAATTTCCTGCTCCATCCCtggaaataacaaaaattaaaataactaatataacGCAATACTGCATGTACGATTGCATTGCATAATTTGTATGAAATGCTAGTGTTTACCATATGCCTTGCCAATAGGATTATGGATCCAGTGTGTCATTGGTGAACAATGTTATAGAAAACGAGACTAAACGTAATGAAGCCTGAAACAGAAAAACTATACAATTTGTTCAaaagttataaaaaaaatgatgccAATTCAAAAACTAAACTTGTATAGCGCAAAACAACAAGTCAGTTATTTAGTTGAAACTTCTAATTTGGACTTCAAATCTATATCAATTATAAAAATGTGTACCAAgatcaaaattttcattttgtaTTGTCAACTTTAATTTGTCATTGGTTAATTGTGCACACTTGATAAATTTGTGAGAAtgtttttgtaaaataaattattatagtaATGTCAAAATTGACATAGTATATGCATATTAGAACGATCCAGTTTCCTAAAAgattgaaatatcaaaatatttttatttgctgGATTGTAAATAAAGTAAACAGAT
Proteins encoded:
- the LOC140885195 gene encoding callose synthase 5-like, which encodes MNNLPFKGITIGVKGKREWTTTMNYASCVYFEEDRDKTLNLADNEEYCPLIPESEEHQSAYMSDPSLRVAYIDEVEVREGGKNQKVYYSVFENLDQEIYRIKLAESAKVGENKPEIKNHAIIFNRGEALQTIHMNEDNYLEEAFKMRNLDEEFNEDHGVRPPSILGVREQITGSVSSLAWFMSNQEASSIFSFRDTHLDSGVENGLGSWVPVEIIHILDACVEIPQLGVVRSLNIHVSGAIGSILVSTEDYSKV